TACTGGTTTGGTAAGTTGATGCCTGTAGGAAATTATATGTACAAGGCGAATTTATTTGCCGTATTTTGTTCAAGTATAGGTATAAGTTTTTTTGCCGGAGCGTTATATAATTATACAAAACACAAAGCATCTTCAATATTGATTGCACTTATAATGGCGACTACTCAGACGATATGGAATTATAGTGTAGTGGCACAGGATTATTCGGTATCAATATTATTTCAATGTTTATTGTTATTTGCGATAGTAAATATACAAGAGGAACCTACATACAAGTCATATTTTAATCTGATAGTAATTGCCTTTTTAGCGCCGATAGCCCATATGACAAATGCAATAGGTTCACTTTTTATAATGGGTTTGACGACAATATGGTTTTGGAGAACCCACAGGTTTAATATTAAAAAAATACTATACATTGTTTTATCGTTAAGTACGATAATAATAATTCTTTATACACCGTTGGCTTTAATTGAGAATCCTACTAATTATGCACAAATTGTTAAATATACTGACTGGAAAAACCAGTTTGTTGAAAAAAACACAGGGTACGAAAATATAGTTATCAGTACAAATAGTTTAAAAATATTTTCTGGATATATTACAGGTAACGGTCCTGGTACAAATAGACGTTCTGGGATTATTGGTAAATTTAGTGAAAAAGGAATTTCCTATATCATTATAAAAGGTTTTTCTGGTTATTTGAGAATATTAGGATATGGATACGGATACATGCTTATCTTTATTAGTGTTTTAGGTTTACTTTTACTGTTAGTATATAAAAAAAGAAATATGATTATATGGTATTTATTATTTACATTTATTGGAAATATTATATTTAACTGCACTGAATTTTTTTATTATGAGTTTAAATATCTGGATTATGCATTAACAGCACATCAGCTTCCATCTATCATTATATTATCATTTAGTATTGTAGGTATAGTTATTTATTTTTTAAGAAATCAACTTATGAAAGAGCAAAAAGTCCGAAATAAACTACAATACTTATGGATTTTTATGAAGAAGAATAATATGAAAATATTTATGGTATTTCTTGTGGCACTGTTTTTCTGGAATACAATAAAGAATTATCGTTTATGTAATTTTCGTAGCCGCGACGATTGGGAAAAGATGATGTCTTTCTATCGCAATGAACTAATACCTGGTACTACAATAAGAACACACATGTACGAAGAACATGTTTTAGGAGTATTTCACAGACTTGACTATACGCGTCGTGATACAGGTGATGATAGATTTAGTGGTTGTTTAAGTTCACAAACAATATCTTTAAATTCGGATATAGTTTTACCGGCATTTTTGGATACAAAGAATCGTGCGAAAGAATCTTCAATGTTTTACATAACAGATAAAGAGATAGATAAATATTTTAATTTAGTTCCGATACCTACGAAATATCATTTAAGGTTTATAATGGGAGACATAGCTAATTTACAATTATATCATGGTTTCAAAGATAGGCAACTGTACTATGCGCTTCCGAAGGCAACTGCGGTCGGAGTAAATCCGGTGGGTCAGGAGATAACAACAGCGAATTTTAACAAGAATAAAAATATATTTATAAACAACTGGGAAGCGACGCCACTTGGAATACGGTCTAATTACATAGGGTGGATATCAAATATTCTTATATATAGACCTAAAAGGGAAAAAGTAAAGCAGGTTGTAATGAAGTTGATAATGACATTAAATCCTGAGAACAAGCCTGGTTGTAACATCAATAAAGTGGATTTAGCATTTTATCTGAATAATGTCGTGATAAAAGAAAGACGGGTAATGTCTGGCAAGAAAGAGGAGATAACAATTGAAATACCTGTGAGTGAATTAAGCAGGCGATACAACTTTCTTTCAATAGTACCGTTTTACAATGGTGTAAATTGCTGGTATCCGACACCTTTATATCCACTGCCAAAAGGTGAATATCCGTATCTGATTAAGAGTTTAAGAGTTGATGAAATCGAATAAACCAAATTCGGAGGCACTTCAATGGAAAATGATTCAAAAATAAGTATGACCATAATTCTGCCTATGTATAATGAGGGAGAACATATTTCTGAAAATATGAAATCAGTATTGAATATATTAAAAAAAACTTCTTATAATTGGGAACTTTTAG
This genomic interval from Elusimicrobiota bacterium contains the following:
- a CDS encoding DUF2723 domain-containing protein, which produces MFVSRVKNRIIHLRTLLILILCFLFNSIFALEKPETNNEVKLDLSVNSDNWFSVEPISEDWKIHGISLMLESRDYKSKNSLQIKVFKILPAPDKYDFSLYELKSATVYPRDFSKKKYYTIFFKDESKDERLSNNYAPFDANPKDRFLINIIPAQPVSIYSNFNYEKTKQLNFRIVKDNIILGQIGVPDENKWNIPNYGMPDDCSQGDQGFSIIDFGKKANENKMIQVVEVHCQSGNNKIKLNIWREENDGWLLIKESEVLTAGKGFNTLKLKNPIFITKGDYIGFIALAGEISRTLPYTRIGKGYIKGPVKVLSKIQKDMITKDTAGDYWLHVFSNEEIDYELSEGLASDHIRYSKEGISIIDLEKRATIDTKLDIFEIYSLVPDNKVRLKIWSRDNDNWLLVGESELFTAKVGLNSFKLSKEIVVKEGDYFGFFTSSGSISRKMPYINSGRYFVQGDVVAAKIEDSKMNKEGEGGYWFNVGLSSVKNQDMIGSIYNNAYIKWVTSPMWGNLAGIILSDIEKPYNFIMPFIYLLLFEIIAIAILGFMFYGKRLIREKEKRDIFSVILITGFITAILYFATVCTGFLGGDNYEIQMAQYLYKDVHFPGYPIMILLGYWFGKLMPVGNYMYKANLFAVFCSSIGISFFAGALYNYTKHKASSILIALIMATTQTIWNYSVVAQDYSVSILFQCLLLFAIVNIQEEPTYKSYFNLIVIAFLAPIAHMTNAIGSLFIMGLTTIWFWRTHRFNIKKILYIVLSLSTIIIILYTPLALIENPTNYAQIVKYTDWKNQFVEKNTGYENIVISTNSLKIFSGYITGNGPGTNRRSGIIGKFSEKGISYIIIKGFSGYLRILGYGYGYMLIFISVLGLLLLLVYKKRNMIIWYLLFTFIGNIIFNCTEFFYYEFKYLDYALTAHQLPSIIILSFSIVGIVIYFLRNQLMKEQKVRNKLQYLWIFMKKNNMKIFMVFLVALFFWNTIKNYRLCNFRSRDDWEKMMSFYRNELIPGTTIRTHMYEEHVLGVFHRLDYTRRDTGDDRFSGCLSSQTISLNSDIVLPAFLDTKNRAKESSMFYITDKEIDKYFNLVPIPTKYHLRFIMGDIANLQLYHGFKDRQLYYALPKATAVGVNPVGQEITTANFNKNKNIFINNWEATPLGIRSNYIGWISNILIYRPKREKVKQVVMKLIMTLNPENKPGCNINKVDLAFYLNNVVIKERRVMSGKKEEITIEIPVSELSRRYNFLSIVPFYNGVNCWYPTPLYPLPKGEYPYLIKSLRVDEIE